One stretch of Leptospira bourretii DNA includes these proteins:
- a CDS encoding SRPBCC family protein — MTLGRKISIGIIGIIAIPLVVAIFLPTGYQVERSIDINKPASDVFAYIRMLKNQDQYSVWAKKDPSMKKIYTGLDGTVGFISRWESLDKEVGTGEQEIKMINADALEMETELRFFEPFEGTERSYMKVSSLDQKKSKIIWGFDGSMPYPSNLMLLFMNFEEMIGKDFEEGLSNLKVVLEK; from the coding sequence AGAAAAATTTCCATAGGAATCATCGGGATCATAGCCATCCCGTTAGTTGTTGCTATTTTCTTACCTACTGGTTACCAGGTAGAACGTTCCATCGACATTAACAAACCAGCATCTGATGTATTTGCGTACATTCGAATGTTGAAAAACCAAGACCAGTATAGTGTATGGGCAAAAAAAGATCCTAGTATGAAGAAAATTTATACGGGTTTAGATGGAACCGTTGGTTTTATTTCTCGTTGGGAAAGTTTAGACAAAGAAGTCGGAACTGGAGAACAAGAAATTAAAATGATCAATGCGGATGCCTTAGAGATGGAAACAGAACTAAGATTTTTTGAACCTTTTGAAGGTACAGAACGCAGTTATATGAAGGTTTCTTCTTTGGACCAAAAAAAATCCAAAATCATTTGGGGGTTTGATGGTTCGATGCCTTACCCTTCTAATTTGATGTTACTTTTTATGAATTTTGAAGAAATGATCGGAAAAGACTTTGAAGAGGGACTATCTAA